DNA sequence from the Cucumis melo cultivar AY chromosome 6, USDA_Cmelo_AY_1.0, whole genome shotgun sequence genome:
tgaaaaatataaatcGTATCATTCTTTTTTTCCCATTTCTTTTACTCAATACTCATTTTGATACAGTGTTTGGATTGGGACTCTGTTTGATATGGTGCTTTGTATTAAGTTTGATGCGGTGCTTAGTGTTGAGTTTGATGCCATGCTTGAAATTCGGCTTTTGATATAGTACTTGGTCTTGCATTTGATATGGTTGTACTCGGTATTGAATTTGATCTTGTGTTTGAGATCTTGTTTGATACTGTACTTGGTATTGTGTTTGATGTGTTGGGAATTCCATTTGATATGACACTTGATGTCGAGTTTGATTCAATGCTTCAAATTCATCGAACCGACGACGAAATCGCTCAATAGAAGGTGAATTTTCTTTGATGATTGAATGTGCAAAAAATTCCTCTTTCCATTTGAACAAAAGGGGAAACTTTTCTGGTGTTATCATCAATTGAGGTCCATCATGTCCAACCATTTCCTCCATTACATTGAGTGAATATGCAAGCCATCCAACTACAATATCCACAAGCCCAATGGCTTCCCCTCCAAAGAACCTCTTTTCCTTTAACTCTTCTTCCAAATGCTTCCAATTCTTCAAGGCTTCTTCTCTGCCCTCTTCTTTGTCTTGGCTTGATGTGAAGGCTTTCTTTATAGATGGCAAAAGCTACAAAGTATACACAAAAAGAGTGAGTTCGaacttatattattttatttctcatTTTTAATTTGAGTCCTTTGTGTCTGATGAATGTTGAGATTAGCTAACGGTAAAGTTATATAACATAACACTTGGTGAGTTGACGAAAATTTATTGTAATAATATTAAGTAGTTAACGACAACCAATTGTCAAAACAATAATACGTAGTGAGCTATCTAATTATACCATATCTTACTGTTCTTAAATAAGTTCATGAAGCATTTAAGATTCTTTTACAT
Encoded proteins:
- the LOC103483383 gene encoding probable glutathione S-transferase, with the protein product MEDELKLLIRTSSPYILRIVWALKLKGLEYDTVYDDQDLNNNTPIHKNVPVLLLHDGKSIVEPLIILEYIDEIWNQNPLLSQDPYEKAVARFWVKFAEDKLLPSIKKAFTSSQDKEEGREEALKNWKHLEEELKEKRFFGGEAIGLVDIVVGWLAYSLNVMEEMVGHDGPQLMITPEKFPLLFKWKEEFFAHSIIKENSPSIERFRRRFDEFEALNQTRHQVSYQMEFPTHQTQYQVQYQTRSQTQDQIQYRVQPYQMQDQVLYQKPNFKHGIKLNTKHRIKLNTKHHIKQSPNPNTVSK